Part of the Plasmodium knowlesi strain H genome assembly, chromosome: 11 genome is shown below.
CTTttcacttattttattttccttaaaGCCGTTAGAAACAGAAGTGATAACTATGATCCTATCATTACCTTCTCCACAAGGGAGGACCACGACGTAAAGTCTGAGCACAAAGAATATGGGGATTCCCACTACCCGCACCCCGTATGGGGATGcacatatattatttacataaaaataatccCACAACTCACCCCTAAGGTACTGTTATTGATTTCACACAGTTGCGTATTTATCGCACAATTTCATACAGGAACGCAGCCACCGGTAGGAATGAAATATTCCCCCCCATTATGCCGTAAAATTCATAAgctgaaaatattttgcacATAGCAACTTTCGTATTGTACAGGGAGAAGAATTCCATAACGTTTGACCAAAGTGGGTAAAGAtgggtaagaaaaaatatcaaaaaaaatatatgagcaACCGTATGTTTAcctatatataaaaggggaaaaaaaaaaaaacacaataTATTTCTACttatgcacatttttaacaGTTCCCCATGACACTGCGCTTATGTTTGTACTACTACGTGTTACCGCGTCCGGGGGAATTATTTCATtggaaaagttgaaaaaatcCTATAGATTGCTTAGAAGGGTATAAATTTTGCGCATGCTATATGCGCACTGgacatttccttcccctggAGGCACTAATATTTTCTGCACACACTATTGTTCAATAAAACGTGAAAGCGGCGGAAAATTCGAAGCAACCGTGCAATGCTACATATGTGTCGACGGCCTGTTTATGAAAGGGAAGTTACAAAACCGAACGTCACATCACGAAGTGGAAGTTCTCATCTTCACTTCAAAcaacgaaataaaagaaagaagaaatcacAAATTTACATCTTTCCAAATATGCACTtcacattctttccttaattCCTCCCATCAAGTGAATTCATATGATTCCTCCTTGGCACATGTGCCTGTCCGGCAATTCTCCcatcatatatttatttaacgCCCACAGTGGTTAATAATTGCTTCGAAAGTAGAAAAATGTGTACGATAAGTAACACTTGGAATAATTTTCCCTCTATTCCCCCTGCCCACTCTGCGTGCACACTTTCTTTCAggagcataaaaaaaaatgccctcACATCACGTGCTGtacaaaatggcaaaaattgGAGATCTCCCCCAATACAGCACCACGTAGgccctttatttttccaaaatgcaACTTAAATAGTAAAGggcttttttatttattctccGCACCCCCATCAGCCATCAACTTATCGAAAgaatacaaaataaaataataaataaataagcaGCGTAGAAGAGGATGCGATTTTCTTCCCTATTTCGAACGCTACAAAAATATAGGAGAATTATGAATAAGCATAATATCTTCTTTAACTTTGAGAAAAGGGACTCCCTTCCCGTGTGCTCATGAAACGGGAGATTATCACAACACTGCATTGATGACCACATATTCTCGGCACATATCACCGATGTGATGATATCCATTCCCCTACGAGGACGCTAAAAACTACTCCCTCCTTACAACCTCCCCAAAGTGACGACCGCTGGGTTGTATAATTCAACGGGATTCATGCAGTAAGTAAAGGAGAGTCACTTCTAatgctcattttttctccacattaTACGTTCTCCCTAAAACAACCAAATGATTCACAACCGTCCAACGACTATGTGACACTCAACTGAACGAACGCAAATTATGCGTATGGACTTATAAGGATGGTGTTACGAAGTTGCATGGCATTCACTCACCATTCGTTATGTGGTGAGTTCTTCGGAATGACCTCTCTCCAGTAGATCGGCAACACCATTTAAGATAAACGAAAAACTGTCCCACTGGCATAACGCACATATGGGGAAGATACattggggggaggggaaaaggcTCGTGTAGGCTGAGCACTATATCATACAACCACATGTACGCCGATCAAAATTGATAGGAAGCAGTTACCTCGCTAGTTACTATAACATATTCCCGTCTACCTATTCAGTATAcgggggggataaggaagcCTCCGCTTTCCATGTCTAAAGACTGGTTAATTCATAATGCCAATTCATCTTAGGTTACCCATGGAAATGCCAAAAAGGGAGTGACAAGAACCAACGAAATAGGACAAGAGGCAATTCCCTTTTCTACAACTACTTCGTCATCCTGCTTTGAGCTTtcaacattttctttctgtgcaccaaataaaaattgtaaaggaaCATCCCAAATGGTGGAACTTCCTCAATTGGGTGCTTAGCTCAGGTTGAGCTATTTCGTCTATTACGcaaaaggacaaaatagTGGAAAGAtataaaaggggagaaactTCCCGTCGCTCCCGCATCCACCAGTAAAACAATCACCTCAGTGTTCGTTCTTCtagtgtatacatatgcttgTACaagtttgcattttttttttttttttttttcctcctctcccCCATGAGCCTTTCCACTGAGGTTAAACATCGGAGTGGGGACGGATGGACAGGTGAAGATTCCCTTCTTAACATTTTTGCGCAAACGGGAGAATCACCATGAACGGCATATCCCCTTAGCGGCTAAGGAATTATCCCCATGAGCTTAGGGAGCGGGGAAGTGGCTACAAAGGGGCGACTTACATATGGCATGAAatcatacatacacatatatacggtCATATTTAATCCGTCCTCGGGGgtgtgacaaaaaaaaaaaaaataaaaatatatgctcACCGCTGCTACTCCTATTTGATAATAATGCATATGCCAATCATACGTACATTAACAATAAATACGTACAATGGTACAAATTTATGGTAATTGCACAGATCTAACTTGGATCTGCCAAATGTAATGGGAACGGAAacataaaattaatttttcctcctcaattcataaacaaacaaaataatgaCTGATCTCCTTGACGAGGAACGTGACACACATACCTCTTTTGAGTGTTCTTagtaaaaagggaaggaattttataattttatttaatcaCTCCCCCGTGTGCATACGCGCACAAATATGTACGCATACATGTTTTACTTCTGCGGAGCGCGGGTCTTCTGCTTTTAATTGAAGCAAACAGGTAAAGCAGagaaggggcaaaaaaaaaaaaaaaaaagcaaaatggaTAATAAGcaacgaaaaataaaaaatggcgcaaaaaaaataaatacaacctaaaaaatgcaaaagaaagaataaatgAATTCCCCACTCCAATTTAatatcttccctttttttacaaaaaaaaatttggtaacaaaattaaaaataaaaaaatgcccagttgtcattttttttttttttttttctatttagaaaagtgaaaagaagTAAAATACATTCTATTTTTACGTATATTCCCccaccgaaaaaaaaaaaaaaaaaaaaaaaaattatttatttgtgaCGGAACTTTTAGTACGTATTTCTTACGTTTCAGAATATCGCAGTTAAAGATATACGTGAATTAccaattttaaaatgtcatattaaaaaaacatgtgAATCTTTAGCATATATTTTCACTTGCCAGCAGGGGCTACCCGCGCGAACTTTTTacctttgccattttttctaacCAAACAGAACATATACTATTCTTATGAACTCTTTCGCGGGTACATTTTTATTAGTTCAATGTAACCTTAACGTCAagttttccgttttttcgtATAATGCCTGGAAATATCTCTTCCTTTGTTATTTGAATACTTAGAACAGCCCCCCAAAAAAGTAAAACCATCCCCctacttttctttctataCATTTAGCGAGTTCCGTTTTTAAAGGTAAGCTTAAAGGCGCATCATAGTACTCCGTGCGCGCGGGAATGCATACTGATACGAGAGCGTCTGTCATCGCGGATGCCGAATCACCCACTGTGGGCATAACATGCCAATTTTGAGGCGCAGTATGCGAATTGCCGGCGAGTAAGAATACTGCCCGAGTCCTTAtacctcccccccctgcaTGCCCGTCTCCCTAAATCCTTTTTGCGTAGTCTCCACATGCTCCTTTGCCCTTTCGCACTGTGCCCCCAGTGCATGTAGGGCCGTGAACGCGGCGTAACGTTTTGAGTGAAATGCGTAAAGCATCATGTCAATGGTCTGAATTATCGCGCGTACAGGCCACGTGTCAGCACCGATCCAACGGTCACATATGTGCTAGTGCGTTGTGTACCAAGCGCCATGGGCATCGTATCTGTGCATTCCATTCGTGTTCCTTCCACACCCGTGTAATGTACGCCCCCTTCTCctatgtacatgcatacgaACATACGTACCCACCCCAGTGCACTTTCTCTGTATGTATTTTGCTCGTGAGTTTATATACCCCTCTATGTGATATTCACCTGGTGATACGTTTGGTGGATTTCTCTGCATTCTTCTCAGCACGAGTTTCCAACACATTGAACGCTTGGCCCCGgttcacatatatacattcttttcttttctctctgtTCAAGTATTTTTTCCGTACCCTGTACATTGGAAGTGCGTTCTGATTAAACACCCTGTGCTATTCCATCCACTTACATAAGCCATTTTTCCACTGCGCCATTTCGCCATTTCtgttaaacaaaaaaaaaatatatattacccAATTTTGTGCATACACAATTAAACTTCACAGTAGCCTGTGTGACTGCGTGGGGTACTATATCACGCATGATATTTGCCCTTCCTGCTACTTCATGATAAATGAGATTCATGTGTGTATAGTTCCAGTTTTCTTCAGTCTCCCCCATCGTATATaattatacatgtatgtatccTGACGATAAGGAAGGTACACTGAGTTATTACAACATctactatttttattttttccctttttcccgtCATTTCCCCCCACTGCAGATATAAGACCATTGTTTTTTCAGATAGCTACACTTGTTATGGTGGTAGAGAGAAACTAGTTAACGCATATATCACAAGCAGAAAGAAGCGAGTCACGTCTACGTGCATCAATTCCACGTCTACCTCACTTTCCCAAccgcttccctttttctttttttcctccttcaaactTCAAACATTCACTTTAAGCAAAATGGGGTTACACATATTTCCCCAGAAGATTATGCACCTGATAAATTTAATCGTGTCGATAATATGCCCTGCAGTCAAAACGTACAATTTGTtagtaaataaaaaggataagCCAAATGATGAGTTCGTCCAGTACATCCATTTCCTCACCTACTGGATTATTTACTCTCTGTACTCGTACCTGGAATCCATGCTCATAGTTCACTTAATGAATTatattccattttattcAGAAATAAAgttggccttttttttctggttaTATAGTGACACCTTCCAGGGAGCCggctatatatattttaaatggATCGAAAAGAATTACGCTCCTTTGGACAAAAAATTGTGCGACTTACTACATGATAAGATCCCCAAAAATCTGGCCAATATGTTTTACTTTGAAAAAtccaacaaaaaaatacacaacaAAATTAAGAGCATTGTGTCCAAGAAGGATTTGTACTGAGCGTTCTGATTTGAAGGGCGTAGAAACCACTTTGTTCGGGACTGCCACTTAAaaggccaaaaaaaaaaaaaaaatgcaaaggaaacaaaagaaaCTTCAAATGGTGGGGAAGTAAACGTTTCATATAATGAGAGGCAGTACGTCGTTCGCTAGATCATCATCAGCTGAAAGATAGAAACTCAAGTCCAGTTATATAAGtcatcccccccttttaacgAATGCACACACATTATCAAGATAAATCCGTGAATAACGCAGTTCAGCCGTTAAGTACATATAACGTGACATAGTTGAAGATCGTACTTACGTACACTATCATCGCAGAAGAAACGTGCGCACACTGCATCTTGTGTGTCAGCGTGGTGTGCTGCTCAGGTGAAACGGAACAATCGTTAGGCCAGTTCAGTACAACATAATGCTTTGATATCCATATATGAGGAAAAGAGCCTACAATTTTAAGAAGAATGAATATATACcaaataatatatgtataatatccCCGATGaagttctttcatttctcatttttatgagttcatatatataacttctccttttttccttttttcttttttctttttttccccatttttacattacacattttatatagctgcttttttttttttttttttttttttttctctctctctcccATTTATAAccatttaaaatgaaaatattaatcATGCGAAAATAAATGACGAAGGAATATGTGaacatatttatgtgtatGCGTCCACGGAATGtgatatattatatatacgtgtCTACATGTTTACGTTTGGATGTGTGTGCATGCTACGCGCGCGCGCATATGTGAATGACCATTTTAACAGCTAAGGAATGCACAAACCTTCCTGCGTTGCGTATGTATgcttatatatacgtacgcaCAGGTTTATAGATATATACAGATATATGCATGTTCAtgatataattatatatttgttgTAAAGTTTCCTTCtgttgcaaaaatgtatcattcttatttttttaattcattcatAATATGAAAAACTTCactgtttttaattttttcttttcaaaataattacCCCTAAATATATTTGTGCAAATGTATAGAAGatttttcttgttcctttAAAGAAGAGTGCTCACTTTCTATAGGGAGCAAGTCTTGGCGGCGCATTACAATGATGAAGCTTACACTGTGCTTAATTCCGAAAattggaaagaagaaaaaaaataaaaaaatatgtcaaACTCTGGAACGGATTCTCCAAGTAATTTATGTGACCACACATTTGAATACACTTAAATGGCATTTgaattttcccccctttcagtcagtttgaaaaaaaaaaaataaaaataaaaataaaataaaataaaataaaataaataaataaataaaaaatagcctCTTCTGGGTACACTGCCAACAATGTAATTGCGGAGGGGTCCGAAGAAAAGGCAAACATTTGGCTGGACCATTTTTTGAATCACGCCCGTGAGCAGTCCCACTGCGTCGCGCTCGCACATGTATctgtacacatatgcatattcatatatttatctatatgtgtgtatatatgcgaACGCGTTTTAGCGCGCCATGATGACAGCGGTTATCCAAATCCTGCGCCCTTCGAATGTGCATGACGTACATCCACATGACAAACTAGCGGGCGAAC
Proteins encoded:
- a CDS encoding YOP1-like protein, putative, which gives rise to MGLHIFPQKIMHLINLIVSIICPAVKTYNLLVNKKDKPNDEFVQYIHFLTYWIIYSLYSYLESMLIVHLMNYIPFYSEIKLAFFFWLYSDTFQGAGYIYFKWIEKNYAPLDKKLCDLLHDKIPKNLANMFYFEKSNKKIHNKIKSIVSKKDLY